ttaaaacgACTTGAGCTAATTTTTTGATGATTAATTTACATTTAGCTTCAGATAAGAAAGTATATTTGATGATTTCATCGAATAATTCACCATTGGGGATATAATCCATGATTAGATAATAATGTTTTTTACCTTCAATGAAATTATGGATAGGAATGATGCCTTCGATATTAGAAGCAATTGAAtggattaataattcattcttgacagtattatttttattgatagATTTCCTCATTGACTTGATTGCCAAGAGTTTTTTAGGGTTAGAAATGTGTGTAGCCAGGTAAACTTTGGCGAAGGCGCCTTTGCCCAAACGCGAGTGGATTGTATAATTGAGTAAATCCTTTTGCTTCTTCGTGGTCTTGTGAGTGGGCATCGATGTTAAGCTGGTGGTGGCATGAATATGTTGTTGATGGATAACTGGTATAGTTAACGTAGAcattgtttgtttgtttgtttgtttgtttgtttgtttgcTTATGGTTTGTATAATTGTGTATGTGTGAGTATACGGATCTATAAAGTTGAAGTTTGTATTAAGGTCCATCGACAAGATCAAAACCAATACAAGAGATGCTTTGACGTAGCTTATATATCAAGTATTTTGTTGCTACCGGATTGCCTTTATTCCATTTCAAACCGGTTGTCAAGTAAACAATACAATCTACAATGATTGGACTACCATCACGTATTCTACCCACTACTAAGCTGATCATCAATCaattaagaatttttcCGGAGTATGCCTGCTTTAATCAGCAGCCACGATTAATTAACCcgtttattgaaaaataaagtcTTTTATTGATTGGAGGATCGAGTGGGTTAGGCAGTGGGTGATTGGACCTTTTACCCAGGACACACCCTCTTCGCTCACGTGCCATGAAAGATATtccttttgaaaaaataactcCAATCGACGATTCTCCAGTTTTAGAAAACTACTTGCCCAGTAAATTTGCCCACTGATAACAGAATTAATCCGTTTCTAGAACTGGCCAAGTAACCCGCGCAGCTAATAGGAGATTAAAAGAGACGGAAGAGACTGTAAGAGATTATTCCGACATTCCACAGAAAATAGGTGCAAGTCTGACTGTCTGTCACAAAGCGGCGATTCCCCGAAACGGAATGGGCCACGGTGCGGATCCTTTTTGCCTGAGGGTCAAGAATGCCTTCTATGGcaactgaaaaaaaagaaacgtCTGAAAAAATGACTGGAGAACGAAGGCAGCCCGAAGGCAGGGGCAAGCCAGATTGCCGACGGGGCAATTGGTGCGACAATTTCCGCAGAGGGCCAAGGCAGGTTTCCGAGTATTTCCGAGTGGGTGGGCACCCTTGCAGTAATGCGGGCGAGATCAGGCCAAACTAGAACTAAGCAAGACAAAGCAAGACAAAGCAAGCCAAAGCAAGCCAATAAGGTCCAGCGAACAGAGGGTGATGGCAGGACCCTCGTAAATCCCGTGGAGCGCCGTGGGACTTACTGGTTCCGGTAAGTACCGCAGAGGTTTCTTCCTCTAGATGTGCGGGAAGTCTGCCTATTTGGGAAGTGTAGATCTCGCGTGGCAATAAGTTTTTGCCCATGAATAATACGAGTGAAATAGATAACAGAGCAATAAAGCAAGCTTATAGAGTGCAGCATAGTGCAGCAGAGTGCAACAGAGCAGCACATCATAGCAGCAACAAAGagagaagaagaaaaaataaaataccaAGCAGAATGGCGATAAAGATGCCATCTAATAGTCTTCCACATCAGGTATTTTCCATTCCAGACCCTGTAGCGGTTGCCCAGGTTATTCCGCGGTGGAATTCCTTGCCTTTATCGGAATTGCCCAGTACCGATTCCAAGCAGCCGCAAAAGAACGACAAGACAGCCGCTGAGGATCGGCCCATGGCCAAGAAGCGGAAGATTGAGCCGTCAAGTGTGATGCATGCCCTGCCAGATCTGCAGCTACCGTTTCGGGAAGGTGAAAGGGGTTCCGTGGAACAACAGCAAGAACAGCCATTTCCAAGTGGCAAATTGGGGTGGCTGGAAGAGGAGATCGAGTTGGCGGATGTACGGCTGAGATATGACCCAAGGGATGCCGTTTTGGAGTTTATAGCCGAGCAGGACAACGTTAGTAGGTGCTCAATTCAGTCATTCCAATTGCCTGTTTTAGCGGAGAACCAAGATGTGGCAAATAAGCTTTTATTAGCCTTGGTAGGCTCCTCGCCATCCCTTATTCCGACGACTTATAGAGTCACGATTAGTAGGGAAGGAATTAGAATTTCTCGGATCTTTTTCAAGATACAGTTGGATGCGTTTAATAAACTCAACAAGTACTTGATCTCGCTCTTGGACTCGTTGTATTATACTCCAGTGTCTTCTTCGTTCTTTGATCAAGATTCATCTAAACCTTTGCATTCGAAATTCAACAAATTTCTTTTAGATTATACAAAGTCTATTTTACCTATTGCTAACACACGTTCGATCGATATAGATTCTATCCAAAGCCAATTAAACGTTAATCTGTTACCTTTCCAAAAAGACACTGTTAATTGGTTATTAGATAAAGAGTTGGCTTgcaatgatgataatagtTACAATGAGCCGAATCTATTGCAATTCCTTAACAAATACATAGCCGTCGGCTACCTCCAGATCTCGCCCGATCTGTTTTATAACAGATTCACCAATTATTTCCTCTCTCAGGATTCTGCATTGCAATTGGCTCGCGCCGAACATATTTCCTCTTCTGGAGATGTGCGGGTTTTCGGGACCTCTGGTCTATTGGCTGAAGAAATGGGGTTGGGTAAGACTGTAGAGGttatatctttaatattattaaacaaatcTCATAGTGCAGGTACTGGAAAGAGGAAAACAAACTTGATTGTTTGTCCCAATGCCATTATCCAACAATGGTTATTAGAATTcgataaaattatttctccCAATTCacatttgaaaatttttcattatcaagGATTTAAGCATTACATTCAAGATAAACCATATATAGATTTAGTAGAAATCCTTGACGAATTCTCATCTTATGATATCATTATCACCACATATTCCATCATTAAATCAGAATCGCATTATTCGAATTACAAGAGAAATGATTATCGATACATCCCCATCATGAAGCATTTGAAATTCTTTAGAATTATAATAGATGAAGCTCAAATGTTAAAAAGTGCAATCTCCTTAGCTATGAAAACAATTCAAGATTTACAAACAATACATACTTGGGCTGTATCAGGAACTCCCATTCAAACTATAAAGGATTTCCAAACCATCTTGTCTTGTTTACGGGTTAAAccattgaatattttaccAAATTTCATCACAAATTTATACAAGGGCAAAAGGAATAATATTCGATTCAATTTAAACGacattttacaaattttccaagatttgaatttatcaattagaCATTCCAAAAATGATGTGGCCAACCAAATTAATATCCCCAAACAAACTCATATCTTGGTTCCTTTAAGATTTTATCCAGTGGAAAGGGATAATTACCAAACACTTTggaatgaatttttaaaggattccaattataatgataatgGGTCCAATGAAACACATTTATCTCTACGAGAATTGAACCATTGGTTTGCTCAATTGAGACATTTCTGTTGTCATGCAAGTCCATTAACCAAAACTTATAcagataatataaatatgagCATCTCCTCCATTCAAAACGTGGATGacattttaaatactttaatCTTGGAAGTACAACGGAAAATTAATTCCAAGATTAAACagaattatcaattgaaaatccATGAAGCTCAAATCTTGATGGAAATTGACAAATCTCCTTTGAAAGCATTGgaagttttaaaaaaattggaacAGGATTTACAAAACTCGATTTTTGCCTCCTTGTCCAATGAAACTGAGCTAAAAGATTTACAATTACTCTTGCATCAAacttatttctttattgcAACAGCTTATTATTTCCTAGGTTCttataaattagaaatcaTTGATAAAACAAACGAAGATACTCATTCCTCCACAATGTATTCAGATATTTATTCTCAAGATCAACTTAATACTATCACTGAATTCCAATCCTTGGAAACAatcaattataaaatagcaaatgaattggaaattaaaatattatccaaagaaattcaaacaGTAAATTCGAATATTTCtacaattaaaaatcaattgattgatCAATATGattctatttatttaaatcagTTAATTCCAAATCCAGATTTGGATCCCgaatataatgaaattatctCTAAATTAAACATTCAATCCATTCAATATAATACCCTGTTGgatcaattaaaagatttattatatgtACCTATAAAATTCGATAATGAAacgaaaaataaaaattcaaataataataccattGAGACTACAGAATATGAAAACTCATTGGATTTACAAGATAAAATCTTCTCTAATTTGTCAGCTTTAGactatattttaaataatagagattctattataaattcagatgattcaattttaatgaaaaatattaaagtgACGAATATAAGAAATTCTTCTGTTTATCAAAAGACTTTATTAGGGGATTTAAAACTTATTCATGGTAAAACTATCAAACAAGtctttaatgaattgaaaaataaaaatatcattttgatgaaaaatcaaaattctaaaattgacaacaattatttagataatttacTTAAATCATTcaatgatgatattaaaagagcaaaaataattaataaaagatttaataccatttataattcaaaattagaatattatgcacaattacaaaaaatttcagATTCTTTAACTCagttaaatttattagatgaatCAGATcgaaataaaattatattagaCGTTATTAAGAGgcaaaaatttgaaaaaaatttgataacaatttcaaatttaaattcaagattaaaatttttaaatcaaaataaaatcttaCAAGATATTTCTTCAACAGAATCCATTTTGAATTGTTCCATTTGTTTAACTAGTATTGAAATCGGTTccattttaaaatgtggtcattattattgtcaAGATTGTATTTGGAATTGGTTAGAGAagagtaaaaaaaaaaattgtcccatttgtaaaattgaaacaaatattaatgatacttataattttaaattcgaTTCTACTAATAATGAGGCAACAATATTGAACCATGAAATTCAATCCATTcctaaaattaataaagagaaaaaaagaaatacaACTTTTGAGTTCTTTAATGATAATCAATATGAgcaatttaaagatttaaatttagttCATAAAATGTCAATAAGAGATAAATTTGGTGCCAAAATtgatttcattatcaaattaatcttatatttaaaagttaaatatgagaatgaaaatgaaaatgaaattgaaattgaaaacaatttcaataaaatttcacCTCCACAAATATTAATGTATTCCCaaaatttagaattcttaaaaattatttcaaaagttttagaaatacatgatattaaatttatcttATCTCTATCAAATGTTGCCAATATTGGAAGTAAAATCTCACAATTTACCAAAGATTCTTCAATTACATgtcttttattaaatgttAAATCGTTAGGTTCaggtttaaatttattaaatgctcagcatatttttttacttgaTCCAATTATAAACAAATCTGATGAGTTACAAGCaattaatagaaattaTCGTATTGGTCAAAATAGTAATACTTTTATTTGGAATTTCATGAttcaaaattcaattgaagaaaatatctTGACTTATAAatgtaaaattaattcacAACTGAAAAGAAATATCGAGATGAATGATAATATAGGCTTGAGTAATATAACTGAATTTAACGAAAGTGATTCAAAGACAAATTTAGATATACCATTGGATCATCTATggaattgtttttttcaacaCATTTTGTagagaatttttatcatataTCTCATTAACTTTCCACAaatgttgttgttgttgttttatttttttatataaagatatttctattatgagctttaaatatttgttacTATTTTTGTACGTATACCGAAACATTTAATTGATACACAAGATTTCACAGGTAACGTTTAAATCTCATAAATATTCCAtgagatatttttaattgttttaaagtatctttgttgttattgttatttgattgaaattccttttttcatcatttaagaaatggcccaagaaatttttgtaatttttggaaattaatttttttaaaagattaattaaaaaatgacatatcattttttaattctgttttttttttatgcaAGTTTcatagaaaattatttcacTAAAATGATATATGCAAGTAGTTTAATATATTGTAGATCATTAATCAACAAGACACGGCGAGGTAGAAGCATGCagtttattttcttcacttcctttaagaaaaaaactaGATAACTATATCACAACTGAAGTCTActagaattaaataaattggtataataaatttgcaAGACAGGCCTGGGcccaaaatattttagtatAGGGTTCACACGTAACAACTTTAACAGTATTCTTGATTATTCACGTGTATATTATCAGCAAcaagagaaaaaattacaaactcacagaaaaaaaaatttttgtctttttttcgaatatcttgaaattcttaaactttttttttgataagaTATcacttttattaaattaacaaGGGTGGTGAGTACTCGATAATTGAATTGCATGCTTAGACTATTCAAGTTAGGtattattactaaaaaaaacatcCTTTACATCATGGGTGATACGATTATGAGGTTTAAacgttattattaccataaTGAATTGAGTACTATAAGTAACATCATTAGATGTCATAGTAAATAACAGTATGGTGATTAGATGTCATAGTAAATAACAGTATGGTGATTAAATGTCATAATAGATAAGCttatattgtttaaatGTCATGATTTATTCCGGTACTGCTCAAGAAACTGCTTTTGTTGCTCGGACTTTTCgaaataagaaatttgCTAATAATAGCACATATACTATATTTGgaaattagataaaaataattttagaatGATTTAGATGGCATACTTACGAAGGAGATACTTCTATTTAGAGACAAGTTTTGGATAATTGTGATTTCTCACTTGCTTAGATTGATTTTATAGGTTGAAAAAGTTTCTAAATATACATTGATAAGGCTTATTAGCTCtagtaattttaattagtaagttttatttgattttttttctataacTAATTAATAAGAAGGAATTTTATAGGACTACTTTTCTTTTACTGccattattcaatttacaTTCACGTGATGTGATTGTTTTCATAATAGTTGTGACGTTCTTTGATAGGTTGAATGgatttttcaaaacttcTAAAAACTCCTCTAATTAGTGATAAATGATTCTAAAAGGAAATAGCTTCCgggaatttttaaaaattctataGCCCCAATTAACtatgtaaataaataaattgaaaattaaactAAATCAAAAGCGATGTATAACACCTGAAtactatttttcttaataatggattcaaatttaaagcATATTATCACAATGCACACAAAGAATGAAACTCATACGATTTTGAGAAGCAAGTTATTCTGCGCATTGATTTAATTGGTTTAGTCAAGTCTATGAATCTCTAAGCTGACATGTCAACAAGGttttaatagaaataagACAATTGAGtatgtttgtttgttaGGTAGAAGAAATGGTGATACTTATTAAGCATAGGGGGTAGTTAGGAACAATACTTGAGTATCTTAAACTCTGCCAAAGTATGTGACTGAAATTAAATGTTAAGCTTGAGGCTTATATGGTGATGCCCTATAATTGAATAACAAACATGATACAATTTTCAGGCACccaattaatatattattgttgttattatcattattattattattactattcgATGGAATGTTATTAAAACAACCTAGGgagtaatattttcaacgattatttgttttatacAAAAGTTATCGTCCTATGGATAGGGGTAAATTTGAAAGTAGgaacaaaacaaaaacataCTCACtacaaaattttaaatctcATGATTTAATGTAACACATGTATTGCAGGTACAATAAGTGATTGTAAAGAAATAGCGATCCAAAATACAAGCAATAAAACAAACGGTCTTATCTCGAAAATGTATGAAAAGCAAGCAAGTTCAAAACGTTTTACACAATTAAATCCACGATTTATCTCAACCTTGCGTGGAATGTGTTGAAGTATGACATTTGTAAGGAACTTGTTATAGAATACAGAAGAGATGGTATGTCTCAATTCCCTTTGGATGTGTAACTTTAATGTACTTGTCCACAATGACTACTATGACAAATGCACagttataaaaatataaataatgcAAGCCTGAGTCTAGCTATCCATATTGGATTAATCAAGTAATAAATTGCTATTCTTGCTCTAAAAACACTATTTGTCATATTCACCAAATGGTATACAGCTGAAACTTTTTGCGATGAAGCAAATTAACCTTTCCAGGAATTATCAAGATATCTCAGCTACCCGTTCTGTAAATTTTTGTCAAGATTGACGCCGGGATCTTTTCGGAAACTAACCACAATTTACTGACACATATTTTCCTAATTGGGACGGGAAACGGCAGTTAATGGAAATATTAGCAAGCAGTCTTGTCGTGTATTATTTGTCCATTTGTCATTATCCCTAAAAAGTATGAGTCCAAAAGGCTATTTCCTGTTATGAAACAGTTACGGATACTATTACACTGATGGCAtgcaaatattatattttacgTTACTTCTGCGACTCTTCAATACCCAATCTGTAACCTAAGTTTACTAAGGTCTGCCCCTCGTCGTTGGCTGTTCCCAAAGTTTTATTGAAACGGGCATCTAGAACGACAGtttgaaatttgtaaaCGCGATACAAGtttaatgatgaattcCTTTTGGGCTTAGTTTTGCAACACTAAACTTTCCTGATATCTCCGTTGCAAAACTTTCTTTTCCAATCATGTTTGGATAGAATTTACAGGCTCCCCGCcattttatcatcatcagaCAGCTTCCCCGCCAATAAATCTCCGCTGATGGTTTAAGAGATATGTTTACCCTTCGCCATAAATGTGGATCCCTTTGCCTAATTCACTATCCTGACTACTAGCAAGTGGCATAGGATATATTTGTTGAGACAGCCCATTCAGTTGTTATTGTTTCCATCAACTAATTTGAATCACTAGGActcatttaatttatttcttagCTATATATATTGGTTGCCTACACTTTATATGATCATCGTGGTCCTTCAGTAACCTCACCTTATCAACTCGGTTACTATTTTCAACTCATTATGAAACTTAATGCTCTTAACTGTTAGCTTGactaatgaagaaaatagtTTTCTTCTCATTTGTGTCTTCATAAGGCATTGAAATAAACAATGAAACTCATGACGCGTGAATAATCTTATGACGTGCAATAGTCTTATTACGTGCACTAGTCTTATTACCTTCAATAGTCTTATTACCTTCAATAGTCTTATTACCTTCAATAGTCTTATTACCTTCAATAGTCTTATTACCTTCAATAGTCTTATTACGTGCACTAGTCTTATTACCTtcaatattcttattaCGTGCACTAGTCTTATTATGTtcaatattcttattaCGTGCACTAGTCTTATTATGTtcaatattcttattaCGTGCACGCGCAACATCTTGGTGTTGcttaaattaatagaatttttttgcaTATAAAAAGGAGCCATAATTTGTTCAATTATCATTACTTGTCAATGTTCTTCCGAAAGAGAACCAGGCATTCACATGCCTCTTAAGGTGAGgctaatatttatttattagttACAAATTATTCAGAACATCTCAGTTACGGTATACGAGATAGAGTTTGCAGGCTCTTGATCCAAGATTTTTAAAGGTCGATAAGGGATTCTATCCTAATGGAACACTTTATTGCTCATTCAATTCACGGTTTTGAGAGTAGGTTCGTTGAAATAATTACCACTGTATTTCAATGGGTGGATCTTTGTAAGTACAAGAGgtttttattgaattaacTTATCCACTCTCCTAACCACAAAGTCTTTTTTCTaacttttatttcatttcatGTTTGAAGGAATAGAAAATTGATTGCATTAAGTCggttaattatttatttttagaaaaacgtaaataat
This DNA window, taken from Henningerozyma blattae CBS 6284 chromosome 3, complete genome, encodes the following:
- the IRC20 gene encoding E3 ubiquitin-protein ligase IRC20 (similar to Saccharomyces cerevisiae YLR247C; ancestral locus Anc_1.389) is translated as MNNTSEIDNRAIKQAYRVQHSAAECNRAAHHSSNKERRRKNKIPSRMAIKMPSNSLPHQVFSIPDPVAVAQVIPRWNSLPLSELPSTDSKQPQKNDKTAAEDRPMAKKRKIEPSSVMHALPDLQLPFREGERGSVEQQQEQPFPSGKLGWLEEEIELADVRLRYDPRDAVLEFIAEQDNVSRCSIQSFQLPVLAENQDVANKLLLALVGSSPSLIPTTYRVTISREGIRISRIFFKIQLDAFNKLNKYLISLLDSLYYTPVSSSFFDQDSSKPLHSKFNKFLLDYTKSILPIANTRSIDIDSIQSQLNVNLLPFQKDTVNWLLDKELACNDDNSYNEPNLLQFLNKYIAVGYLQISPDLFYNRFTNYFLSQDSALQLARAEHISSSGDVRVFGTSGLLAEEMGLGKTVEVISLILLNKSHSAGTGKRKTNLIVCPNAIIQQWLLEFDKIISPNSHLKIFHYQGFKHYIQDKPYIDLVEILDEFSSYDIIITTYSIIKSESHYSNYKRNDYRYIPIMKHLKFFRIIIDEAQMLKSAISLAMKTIQDLQTIHTWAVSGTPIQTIKDFQTILSCLRVKPLNILPNFITNLYKGKRNNIRFNLNDILQIFQDLNLSIRHSKNDVANQINIPKQTHILVPLRFYPVERDNYQTLWNEFLKDSNYNDNGSNETHLSLRELNHWFAQLRHFCCHASPLTKTYTDNINMSISSIQNVDDILNTLILEVQRKINSKIKQNYQLKIHEAQILMEIDKSPLKALEVLKKLEQDLQNSIFASLSNETELKDLQLLLHQTYFFIATAYYFLGSYKLEIIDKTNEDTHSSTMYSDIYSQDQLNTITEFQSLETINYKIANELEIKILSKEIQTVNSNISTIKNQLIDQYDSIYLNQLIPNPDLDPEYNEIISKLNIQSIQYNTLLDQLKDLLYVPIKFDNETKNKNSNNNTIETTEYENSLDLQDKIFSNLSALDYILNNRDSIINSDDSILMKNIKVTNIRNSSVYQKTLLGDLKLIHGKTIKQVFNELKNKNIILMKNQNSKIDNNYLDNLLKSFNDDIKRAKIINKRFNTIYNSKLEYYAQLQKISDSLTQLNLLDESDRNKIILDVIKRQKFEKNLITISNLNSRLKFLNQNKILQDISSTESILNCSICLTSIEIGSILKCGHYYCQDCIWNWLEKSKKKNCPICKIETNINDTYNFKFDSTNNEATILNHEIQSIPKINKEKKRNTTFEFFNDNQYEQFKDLNLVHKMSIRDKFGAKIDFIIKLILYLKVKYENENENEIEIENNFNKISPPQILMYSQNLEFLKIISKVLEIHDIKFILSLSNVANIGSKISQFTKDSSITCLLLNVKSLGSGLNLLNAQHIFLLDPIINKSDELQAINRNYRIGQNSNTFIWNFMIQNSIEENILTYKCKINSQLKRNIEMNDNIGLSNITEFNESDSKTNLDIPLDHLWNCFFQHIL
- the TBLA0C01340 gene encoding uncharacterized protein, whose translation is MIIEQIMAPFYMQKNSINLSNTKMLRVHVIRILNIIRLVHVIRILNIIRLVHVIRILKVIRLVHVIRLLKVIRLLKVIRLLKVIRLLKVIRLLKVIRLVHVIRLLHVIRLFTRHEFHCLFQCLMKTQMRRKLFSSLVKLTVKSIKFHNELKIVTELIR